GTTTATCAATCGCAATGATCTCGATTTAGTGATAACTGTTTGCGGCAATGCCCGCGAGAACTGCCCGGTATTTCCGAATCCGGTCGAGCAGATTCATATCGGTTTTGATGACCCCGCGCCGTATACAGCTCAGCCTGATGAGATAGCCCTGCCGTTTTTCCGCAAGGTCAGGGATGAGATAAAAGAACGGTTGTTGGGCGAATTAATCAAAAGATAAATTCGGCAACTGCCACACTTGTGGTTTTGGCTGTTGGAGATATTAAGGAGGGTGTTCTTATTATAGCATGAAGTATATTACAGAAAGCGTCAGGATGTCGTTCGCTAAGGCGGACTTCCATCCTGACGCATAAATCGAAAAGGTCAAAACCTCCGAAGGACCTTGGCGGTTTGCGGTTTTGACTAAGGTTGTTGACAAAGCAACAAACCTCTCTTGTTGCCAAGCGCTGCTTGATAACAAGAGGGCGTATGCAATACGCCCCTACGCGTTGGATTTATATAAAATTCAACATCATTATGGGAATTCCAAAAAATAGTCATTTGTCAACAGTCTGAGCTGCCTAAAGCAGACTGCCCTATTGAGTTCCGACCACTTGCTGATTTATAGCGTTGTAATATCCCATAACCCTGCGTATCTGCTTGACACAAACCATCAACCGATACTATCATAAGCGTATGAACAAATTGCTGAAGATATTTTTCGGGCTAAGGCTTCGCTATGTGCTGGCGTCATTTGTATTTCTAATCACCATTTTAATAGCCGCCGGATATTTTTCTATCAAAGCCGGACAGAAAGCTACGCTCGCCGGTTTGATTCAGCAGGGGAGAGCGCTTACCGCCATATTGGTTTCATCAGCCTCAAATATTATTTCCTTCGACAGACAGCTTACGAATATTGCCGTAGATGAATTATTGGCTAAAATCGATATTGTCATAAGCGATGCTGATTATGGTACCGACCGGGATTTTATCGATGGCCTAAATGCCGAGCTTGGCTTGATAAGAGCTTCTGTCTATGATGGTTCACAAGTGAAACTTTATGAAATCAAGAATGAACCCAGAAGCATTTCCGCCGACCTCGACAGCTTAAGCGATGATTTCATTAGCAAGGTCAAATTCGATAAGCCGTTTGATATTATCTTCGATTTTTACCAGATAGAGGACAGGCGTTTTCTGTTTGGCATCCTGCCATATCGCGATAATATGTTCGTCCAGATAATTTATCCCTGGACTATAGGCCAGTATGCCGACCGTAAGCTGTCGCTGTCGTATCTGTTGAATCAGCTTTCTCAGGAAGCGGGGATTGAATATATAATGCTTCAGAATCTCGATGGTATTGTGTTTGCCTCCAAGCAGATATACCAGACCGACAGGATAGAGGACGACCCGTTCTTAGTCGAGGCGCTTAAGGCTGACAGCGCCTTGTTCCGCGTTGTCGATTTTCAAGACCGCGAGGCGCTTGAGGTTGTTTCAACTTTTAACTCGGGCGAGGAATTTTACGGCCTTTTCAGAGTGGGATTGTCTATGTTTGGCTATCGTCAGTTGATAACCAATTTGAAAAAACAGGTCTGGTTATTTGTGGCGCTTTTAGTTGTGCTTGGCTTGGTCGGTTTTGCGATTGTAGTCGGTTATCAGAATATCAATATCATGGAGACATCTCTAAATAGAGCGCGGGCGATTTCGCTATCCCTGCATGACTCGATTGCCGGAATTGTTCTTTCCACCGACGAGAATCTGAATATTATCACCGCCAATGTATCAGCCAGGAAGCATTTCGGCCTTCCTGATGGCAAGCCCAACAAATGGGATTATAACGGCTATTTCCCTGATGATCCTTTTCAGGTAAGGGCAGTTCTTGAGGAAAAAAGGCCGAGGAGTTTCGAAACTCAGATAAGGGGCAGGTCGGGTCAGATTGATTTGCTTGTTTCTACAAATGCGCTTGTAAATGATAAAGGCGAATCCACCGGTGTTATAGTAGTCGCCCATGATGTATCCGAAAAACGCGCGTTGGAACGTCAGGCACAGCAGGCGCATCGATTGTCGGAGCTTGGCACTGTCGCCGCCGGTTTGGCGCATGATATCAGAAATCCGCTTAACGCTCTTGGGATGATTATTCAGCGTATGGAGAATGAAATTAAACCAGCCAAGGGAGAAGAGGAATTCTCTGATTTCATTGATACTTTTAAAAGCGAGCTTAAAAAGCTTAATAACATAATCGAGAAAATATTACAGGTGGCTAAATCCAGCAAGCTTGACCTTAAGCGAATGGAAATAAAACCCGTTATCGAGGAGGTAATCTCGCTGTATCGGTATGAGGCATCCGAGCGCAGTATTGACATTAAATCAACCCTGCAGGATGGCAAGGCATATATCAATGAAGTTGCTTTCAAAGGAATCATCTCCAATCTTATTAAGAATGCACTTGAGGCGATTGGCAAGGATGGCAATATCGATATAACCGCCAATTTCGGTAATGAGAAGATGACTATGATAGTTGAGGATGACGGTCCCGGCATATCGGATGAGCAGAAGGCGAGCTTATTCAAGCCGTTTTATACAACCAAGGTTTCCGGCACCGGATTAGGCTTAGCGACTGCCTATAAAGCGGCTGTTGACCATGGCGGCGAATTGAAAATCGAATCAAAAACAGGCGGCCCGACCAGGTTTATTGTGTCGCTGCCGCTGACGAGGTGAGGATATGCGAATACTCGTAATAGATGATGAAGAAAGCCAGCGCAAAATACTTTCGGGATATTTAGAAAAAAAAGGGCATAATGTCAGAAATGCTGCCTCCGGTTCTCAGGCTTTAGATATGCTTGCCGAAAGCGGGGCAGGGGTCGCCATCACTGATATGCGTATGCCCGAAATGGATGGCTTAACGCTGTTACAGGAAATCGTCAATATCTACCCG
This genomic interval from Candidatus Zixiibacteriota bacterium contains the following:
- a CDS encoding PAS domain-containing protein; this translates as MNKLLKIFFGLRLRYVLASFVFLITILIAAGYFSIKAGQKATLAGLIQQGRALTAILVSSASNIISFDRQLTNIAVDELLAKIDIVISDADYGTDRDFIDGLNAELGLIRASVYDGSQVKLYEIKNEPRSISADLDSLSDDFISKVKFDKPFDIIFDFYQIEDRRFLFGILPYRDNMFVQIIYPWTIGQYADRKLSLSYLLNQLSQEAGIEYIMLQNLDGIVFASKQIYQTDRIEDDPFLVEALKADSALFRVVDFQDREALEVVSTFNSGEEFYGLFRVGLSMFGYRQLITNLKKQVWLFVALLVVLGLVGFAIVVGYQNINIMETSLNRARAISLSLHDSIAGIVLSTDENLNIITANVSARKHFGLPDGKPNKWDYNGYFPDDPFQVRAVLEEKRPRSFETQIRGRSGQIDLLVSTNALVNDKGESTGVIVVAHDVSEKRALERQAQQAHRLSELGTVAAGLAHDIRNPLNALGMIIQRMENEIKPAKGEEEFSDFIDTFKSELKKLNNIIEKILQVAKSSKLDLKRMEIKPVIEEVISLYRYEASERSIDIKSTLQDGKAYINEVAFKGIISNLIKNALEAIGKDGNIDITANFGNEKMTMIVEDDGPGISDEQKASLFKPFYTTKVSGTGLGLATAYKAAVDHGGELKIESKTGGPTRFIVSLPLTR
- a CDS encoding arsenate reductase ArsC, coding for MNKKVLILCTGNSCRSIMAEAMVNHYLGNNWQAYSAGTAPLKVNQRTIQVMAEIGIDISGSRSKSVQEFINRNDLDLVITVCGNARENCPVFPNPVEQIHIGFDDPAPYTAQPDEIALPFFRKVRDEIKERLLGELIKR